GAACACACAACAGCAATAAGATTTTCAAAAAAGGACGTTCTGAAGTATTGAAATTTAAGAAATGAAAACAAATTTTAGTAAAATTTTTCATTCCCTTTTACTCTTAGAATCCTTATATTTACAAGTCAATCAAAATAAGATAGGTTAATATGAGTATATTAATCTGAAAATCAATTAATAAGAATCGTAACGTTTTTAGTGTGTAAGCATATTCTTTGATCATGCAACAACTAAAAACGAAGAATGGATAAAATATGGGGTGTGGAAGTTGTGGAACGTCAAAAAACGGAGTTCCAAAAGGTTGTAAAAGTAATGGAAATTGTGCTACGGGAAGTTGTGAAAAGCTATCAGTGTTTGATTGGTTAGCTAATATGACACTTCCGGACAATGAACAGCGATTTCATATTTTTGAAGTACGTTTTAAAAACGGACGCAAACACTTTTATCGCAATCCGAAAAACATACCGTTGATTATTGGAGATGTGGTTGCTGTAGAAGTAAATTCGGGACATGACATAGGTGTTATTTCTTTGGCAGGAGAGCTGGTAAAAGTTCAAATGAAAAAAAGAAAGATAGCTTTTGATAGCAAGGAAATCAAAAAAATATATAGAAAAGCTTCCCAAAGAGATATAGATGTTTGGCAAAAAGCGAGAGATAAGGAACTTGAAACACAAACGAGAGGAAGGGAAATTATTAGTCGTTTAGGCTTAAAAATGAAGCTTTCCGATGTGGAGTATCAGGGAGACGGAAACAAAGCTACTTTTTATTATACGGCAGATTCCAGAGTAGATTTCAGACAACTCATTAAAGATATGGCTGTAGTATTTTCTATTCGAATAGAAATGAAACAAGTCGGAGCCAGACAGGAAGCTTCCAGATTGGGAGGAATAGGATCTTGCGGCAGAGAACTTTGCTGCTCTACTTGGTTGACTGATTTTAGAAAGGTTACTACAACTGCTGCAAGATATCAGCAGTTATCTTTAAATCCTTTAAAATTAGCCGGGCAATGCGGAAAGCTCAAATGTTGCTTAAACTATGAACTGGACACATATTTAGATGCTTTGGAAGATTTTCCCGAGCAAGAAACCATATTAAAAACAGAAAAAGGAGACGCTGTTTTTATTAAAATGGATATCTTTAAAAAACAGCTTTGGTATACCTATAAAGAAGAAGGAACAAAATGGTTTAAATTAACTCTGTACCAGGTAAAAGAGATCATCGCTCTTAACGAAAACGATGAACCGGGCTTAGCATTGGATGAATATGAATCCGAAACGGAAGAGCTGCCAAAAGTAGATTTCGGAAATGTAGTGGGGCAAGATAGTTTGACTCGCTTTGATATACCAAAGAAAAAACGAAGAAGAAACAGAAACAGACACAGAAAGAATGCAGCTGCGACAACTGAAGCAACTGCCGGAAAACCCAACCGGAAACCGGAAAATAAAAACCGGTACACCAAAAACAGAAAAAGAGGTAAAGGTTCTAATGGAAACAATAATCAAAAAAAATAAAAAACTTTTGATACTGGTTTTTATCGGATGTATTTCTTGTGTTTCTGATAATCAGATTTTTGATGAATACCAGACATTGGAAAATGCTATTTGGGAAGCAGATAAACCTGTCGAGTTTTATTTTTCCATAACAGATACGATTTCAAAAAATAACCTGTTTATAAATTTGAGGAATAACAATAAATATCCTTACAGTAACTTATACATCATAACACAATTGGATTTCCCCGATGGAAATCGCATTGTAGACACACTACAATATGCCATGACAGATACTAAAGGGAACTTTTTGGGAGCCGGATTTACCGAAATTAAAGAAAATAAATTGTTTTATAAAGAGCAAAAAGTGTTTCCCGTTCCCGGAGAATACCATATTTCAATACGTCAGGCAATGAGAAAAAATGGAGAAATAACTCAGATTAAAAAATTAGAAGGAGTTTCCGATATCGGTTTTAGAATTGAAAAAACAAAATAAAATGAAGAAGAAAAACAGACATTCTTACAAAAAATATATCAAGCGTTTTTGGATATTGGTACTTAGCGGCTTTGGAACCATCTTACTGCTATTTTTACTGGCTTCCTGGGGAGCTTTTGGAGTACTTCCGACTTTTGAAGAGTTAGAAAATCCCGAGAAAAATTTAGCGACGGAAATTATTTCCGCAGACGGAAAAACAATTGGAAAATATGCATACGAGAACAGGACTCCTGTAAGATACAAAAACCTGCCAAAAAACCTTGTAAATGCATTAGTTGCCACAGAAGACAAACGGTTTTATAGTCATTCCGGGGTTGATTTTAGAAGTACCGCCAGAGCTATTTTATATATGGGAAGAAAAGGGGGGTCAAGCACCATTACACAGCAATTAGCAAAGATGCTTTTTACAGGAAGAGCGTCTAAAAATATTTTCCTGAGAGTCATTCAGAAAATGAAAGAATGGGCAGTTGCAGTTAAATTGGAACGTCAATACACAAAAGAGGAAATCATTACCATGTATTTAAACAAATATGATTTCCTAAACCAAGCTGTAGGAATACGGTCGGCGTCAAGAATTTATTTTGGTAAAGAACCCAAGGCATTAACGATAGAAGAATCAGCGGTATTGGTAGGGATGCTTAAAAACTCCTCTCTTTATAATCCCAGAAGAAGAAAAGCACTGGTTGAAAAAAGAAGAAATGTGGTTTTAAAGCAGATGTACCGTAATGCGTTTTTGGACTTACCGGAAAAAGATTCCATTCAAAAAATCCCTCTCCAATTAAACTATAAACCTGAAAGCCATAATGATGGTTTGGCAACTTATTTTAGAGAATACTTAAGAGATTTTTTAAAAAAATGGGCAAAAGAAAACCCTAAACCTAACGGAGAGAGATATAATATAAATAGAGACGGGTTAAAAATTTACATAACGTTAGATTCCAGGATGCAACAATATGCAGAAGAAGCTGTGAAAGAACACATGGTAAATCTGCAAAAATATTTTTACAAAGATCAAAAGAAAAATAAAACAGCTCCTTTCTATGACCTGGAAGAAGAACAAATTGAATTGATTTTGTTAAGAGCAAAAAAGAATTCGGAGCGTTATCGGAAAATGAGACGGTCACAAAAATATTCTCAAGTGCAAATCGACTCTGCTTTTAATGCAAAAACCCAAATGAAAGTATTCTCTTGGAAAGGAGATATAGACACCATTATGACACCCAATGATTCTATAAAATATTACAAGTATTTTTTGCATTCGGCACTCCTTTCCATAGAACCGCAAACCGGACACATCAAAGCATGGGTTGGTGGGATCAATCATAAGCACTTCAAATACGACCATGTAAAACACGGGAAAAGACAGGTAGGATCTACATTTAAACCCTTTGTATATGCAACGGCCATAAACCAGCTGCGTTTATCTCCATGTGAAACCTATCCGATATCACCCTATACGATTCCAAAAGGGAGGCATGGACTTGCTGAAGCCTGGACACCGGACGATTCCGGAAAAATATTTGGAGGAGAACT
This window of the Flavobacteriaceae bacterium genome carries:
- the gldH gene encoding gliding motility lipoprotein GldH, giving the protein METIIKKNKKLLILVFIGCISCVSDNQIFDEYQTLENAIWEADKPVEFYFSITDTISKNNLFINLRNNNKYPYSNLYIITQLDFPDGNRIVDTLQYAMTDTKGNFLGAGFTEIKENKLFYKEQKVFPVPGEYHISIRQAMRKNGEITQIKKLEGVSDIGFRIEKTK
- a CDS encoding penicillin-binding protein gives rise to the protein MKKKNRHSYKKYIKRFWILVLSGFGTILLLFLLASWGAFGVLPTFEELENPEKNLATEIISADGKTIGKYAYENRTPVRYKNLPKNLVNALVATEDKRFYSHSGVDFRSTARAILYMGRKGGSSTITQQLAKMLFTGRASKNIFLRVIQKMKEWAVAVKLERQYTKEEIITMYLNKYDFLNQAVGIRSASRIYFGKEPKALTIEESAVLVGMLKNSSLYNPRRRKALVEKRRNVVLKQMYRNAFLDLPEKDSIQKIPLQLNYKPESHNDGLATYFREYLRDFLKKWAKENPKPNGERYNINRDGLKIYITLDSRMQQYAEEAVKEHMVNLQKYFYKDQKKNKTAPFYDLEEEQIELILLRAKKNSERYRKMRRSQKYSQVQIDSAFNAKTQMKVFSWKGDIDTIMTPNDSIKYYKYFLHSALLSIEPQTGHIKAWVGGINHKHFKYDHVKHGKRQVGSTFKPFVYATAINQLRLSPCETYPISPYTIPKGRHGLAEAWTPDDSGKIFGGELTLKEALAKSINTMSARLIDMVNPKNVVRLAKSAGIENRVPEVPAIALGAVELTLMEMTSAYATFANKGLRVEPGMITRIEDKNGTILAQFTPKTKEVMSEESAYVILDLLKGVTMYGSGVRLRTKEHYLKEVITGFPYEFTNPIAGKTGTSQNHTDGWFMGVVPNLATGVWTGGEDNAIHFENLAEGQGATMSLPSWAIFMQKVYANETLNISKEDFEKPEYVGINLNCGSGKKDEEIHPVKDDDTDF